Sequence from the Vanacampus margaritifer isolate UIUO_Vmar chromosome 18, RoL_Vmar_1.0, whole genome shotgun sequence genome:
ccacggcgtcgaAGTAAgttgaaactcttttaaatgtatgaatgcgcactaatagtgatagtggttggttctcaccgttgaaaaatgtggtgtgttcatggaacttgattgtgtaaaacagcgccagacgctgattacctccgtgaaaaacacatctatacaATATAAAGttgtggaccaaatgttggtttgtgctagaatgttagcgttgggtagctctgtgaaagttgcgcggatggtggtgttaagtgattttgagaataaggaggctgatgctaagctagcggctctgccagcgtacgagttgccatgcgcaggagatgagtttttggtaagacgctaccgcgcgaatctgtttttaaggctgaggatgagttagctgcgggcagccgcatctgtttagaaattggaacataaattggatgaagtgttggctgtgagagatgacccgcggggaaaatttgaaccaagcgagagctcttggcttagaaatgaattgttgagtgtacgcgtttgtttgttaagctccatggtgtgttgtggccacacgtttttttcgttgtttgtcttacaatgtgcgcgacgtgtctgtgtcgcggccgtaacgttgcgatggattgtgcgcgaataagtcgacatttgagctatacgtacgtggtgatgttattattcgacgaagtaacggtgtattttacagtgagtccgtgcacttcggagatgtttgtgttcgtctgtggttattttattttttggaggagaaatgagcaacgttgcggtgagaattatggcctcttgaattggttcaacaagtgagacgccactgaattaagttgaggagtttgtgttgtgtgtgagtgtttgttgggcccagttggtgaaatgtttggagcatgtgtgacttgtgtgatttggagggaatgttttttgttataaaatgactagggtcaattgtgtgattataatcggaatttttctagttggtatgtgtgtgcgtatgtgccgcaaaagttgagagaattgttgagtaattgaatgagacctagataaggaaagtgggggctatccgggtggtttgggagttaactgaatctgtaattgtgaataagaaatgtgtgggtggatatttcatttgtttttctttaatatctgtaactgtatgtttggtgttgttgttgagtagaaaagactggtgtgataatggcgtttgtttttcgtataggaatgtaggaaaaaataggttttgaatgtgattcccccccttttttctgctccttccctgtgtCTTAAATGGGAGGAGGGGGGATTTGTGTGTGaaataggagtcagagggcaatgtgtcctgtaatgggagtttttctcttttctcggtaagagaagaatgcggaaggatatagaggtctaggtgttaactacaggccactcttcatattatttttaaaatcagatctgtgtgttttatagttgaataagtaataaaaccaaattttaatatagttgaataagtaataaaaccaaattttaattgaaatagacttttcatttttgatttttatatttcccctgcatctctgctaacttattcgtaggtgtgaaaatgatttaacctttgtccttatctgagtcccattctagaagtctggagaggactttcctccatgtggccagggtgactgtgagctgtcacattttaagcttaaatttgaggtaacacgtaatgaagatgtctatggtagacatatgcgtaaatatagtactactacttgctatagtgtagtgatcaaatttaaataaaatcacaaaataaataaatgaataaattaaaaatagtttgaaaaacaaaatattttgggggaacttttttattttattttttcttggaaattgaatgacaacaagcagtgttctcttgctatgatctcgtCTTCCTCTGTCTGTTACGAGGTGTAATGTTTcgagcaggttcaatctttgactgaaaggtgtttcacttgggtgactcaaccaaaaagtgctggaaatggaatggacagcattctcctgctctgcttgatgttcagagtggacggcgaactgaacaatggtcactttcgggggggaagtgaccacatggactgcgaaaaggatggtacactgtaaatccgctcgtcctgggACTGTTCAacgactcttatgcattgtttgagcataatgtccagcaactttttgagcagacaggattatcatcgattctgccatgatgagcTTTTCCTGAGAATTCCAgtgcacaaagcccagtgcccgctttgaactctGACCTGCAcggctgctgccatctgctggacaggaatggatattgactccagttgttgactcaaagttctggaatcatctgagtttggtgcctgaggtcgtatgttgtattctgtttgtagacatttgcactctgtactatgtcagaagggaagatgtgatctatagcaacgcagtttcggaaattgaaaacgaCATAGGTGAATATGTGATAGGATATTtggtaaaatttatttcaatcttaattactatattttccattatttgcggcttgttaaatttggtctatttttttgttgcccattttccttttaaattttagcttctagATTGGACTCATAGATTTGGAACACCTACGGcgaaataaatttttaattttgattatgctcacagcactgatctttggatcccacggggaatgcacaaaggcaaagttccctgctgtgttttacaagcccccactactctgtagaagaggtgaggttaattagcattttaagaatactttttggttggtttaaagtagggattttatcttgtttttctgattataactcgtttcttttactagttgagatggcagatatttggaagatttgtgacctgcaatagattaatggggttgttttaaatctttttctcttctcttcctgacccttaaagtcctccgctgcagtatcttaatttacatctgcttgagttgtttttctcactttgagttgactgaacaggattcaaatttgcattacaaactcttgcctcaaaggcttttgtttttatggctcctggctagctcagctggagatcttcttgtagttctggtgttggccaaattgtcccaatttggttgtttttctaatctacaggacacaaggtgtctgttctttcctctttgaagcagcaatttggaagcggctgcagttttcacattcaggtctgaaatgatgaAAATTGATTTTTATCAGATGAGGaagtcagttactggtctgtctgtgtgtgtcacgaagaaagtatgcacacaaacaagtcatgttgaattaaataaatataggactataagttagtctgaatgtgatacttctacagtatgtgagtgggggaatgactggtctgtctgtgtattgtTGAAAAGGGAGTCTGaggtgagaatgactggtctgtctgtgtattgttgaaaaggaagtctgatgtgagaatgaagtttggtgtgaggaatttacaggcggagaatggagaggattggacttggaggaaagtaagttctacaaagatgacaaaagacgaccctaatagcagaaatacggtaagtatgttccatttcagaaacaattgaaaagtataatttctagagcccatggaatatgccatttaggtgtggaaggaacattgagacacctgggtgacattttttcatgagacaagttgttaaaaatgaactgcaggactgcagtgtttattaaaggtataagtatatatatataaatctcttctcagactgtttatggcccggccggacatgaatagttctgggttaagatgatgttgtttttaaatgatttacactgctataataaaaaaacagagtttaaaaatacagaaatttgatgtacgacaaaaagcacatttatgctaaatctacaacagtaaatatcatggtaaaatatttgattaatcattatctaccatcataagggtttcctaggaatattggatcagacaaacccatttgaaaaaacaaaacttcataagatataaaaaaggcattgagattaaaacatattggATTTAGTAtatctgatctcaaggacattaaagaaaaatagaaatattaaacaattggcctcataaagttccAATGGCtacaagactttcattattgtgtcattgaatgtgcaaatgtcattaaacggattctgtttgaatgccacaacaaaaagaactttttccgtgtccaacagcacgttccaggacctacagaacttaaacaattaacatttgctaaaaactaccaggtgctcttttcaaagtaaagaatgaagactatgtatgttataagtgactaaatgaaaatgattttgctttCAGATGTGGTGAAAATGGAAATGGTCGatctggtttgctgatcataatagtgggggccacatccaccacagGAGGATGCTAAGTGCTTTCCAGCACTGttccatgggggggggggggggggggggatcttcaCCAGGAGATGACTTCACTGCAAAAACACATCTGCTTTTGCGTCGTGACACATTTGGTTGAATATAGATATGGCACATAGGGTTATTTTTCATatgatatgccccttccactgaaaatttcttaatgaatcaaattgttctttaatgccatatgactcTTAAactaccctctctctctctctctctctctctctctctctctccctcccctgctgttcttattttctgaactccacacataaacattgcttcattttgtgaCGATCAAGATCcacgctggactttctctctagactattgtgggattaaatgtccgggttttgaacttatagaagttcaatggggggactgaagacatttaacattttcaatttatagttttgctgtttttgaatttacttataggcatatagatgtgatagaatcatgagtgtttaaaagaatacagtgggatggtgattttgtgaactttattttgatcttcgtaccctcaaagctattgaagatgggaatgtgcatgatgttatcagagtctcttgtcattagagactaaaagtctgggatCAGATCTTGATTACATCTGTTCCCCaagcaagaaggggaactgtatgtagatgtcctttgttcaacattacacctttgttcaacctggagtcgacatgtctgtatgtaaacgtctgcttactaacaacattacacctttgttcaactaggagtcgacatgtctgtcctttgttcaatcaagaggcgggaagaggaaccttttatcttttgtttataaatgagctgatgttctgtagactgttacacacttggggttccacgttgcattcagatgtgggtgtcctaactgtgtctttagaagcttctaaataaattttgcaaagaaaacttctccatcagatctcaatgcaatttaTTTGGAACATGCAAAGATTACAcgtaatatagtaatcaaataattccttcactagctagctcccacggtgcttgtttacctgctcgggcgctagctagcaagctagctagctagctaggggctaaagccaaactgtggcagggtttttactttctgcacctggatttgccacctctgcaagtCACCAGACTTATCAACCTCTTGAACTCACAACTTATGGTCTAATAGCCCACTACAATACAGCACTATCCCTCAGTCTTGACTGAAATGTCTCCTTTTTTCGGCACCTAGTAGATAGGCAATCTGGCTTCAAAGTCTACTTGGAGGCCTAACATGCACTGGCGGAGCCATAGAGAAGGCCGGGGTGGCACGTGCCCCTGCTCAAATGAGAATAGACCCCGCAGTCACGAAATGATTGACACAACACGGCACCGGCGCATGGTGCCGCACGTCTTGCCAGTGCAGCCTCCCATTTTCTTCAATCAGACGCCTACTAATTGCTATGCCCCTCCTGCAGGTGGCGCTATGTACCACAATATGTTGTAATTCACTTCAATAGgagtctggagaagaagaaCACCAACAACACCAATTTCAGCCAATCCAGGGACTGAATGAATATGACGTGAAAAGGCCAATTGGGACACAAACTGAAGCTGGCGGTGTTGCTGTAATAGATCTGTTTACAAAGAACTACAGTATACACACAaggtgatttatatatatatatatatatatacgtcagatgatcacgtgactgtcccAAAATGGCCACTACAGTAGTGTTTACAAAAATATCCCTAAAAAGTACAAGGAGTCCTTGAgttacgtcgtttcgactttatggctcacgtgcctcgtccgtagcaccttcttcttagttaattttaaagttattttaagtTGTTAGTTGTCCAGCAATGGACATCCATCGAGCAGGTTGGCTCACCATCAGGTGAGTCACATTTCCGCGTTTCCATTGGCTCCACTTTGCCGACCGTCAGCACAAGAATGACCGtgcagaaacacaaaatattggttccggctgtcgcacaattttttttaattttttttaattactgtacaaagtatttgaTGAAAATATAGACTTTCCCGGTGAAATActacttaagtcgaaattccggttacatcgccagcgtaggaacggaactttTCTGTAACTCGAGGTGTCCCTGTACTATAAATTCATAAttgctcaacataaattgaTAATATTTTCAGTTAAGTGTTTAAATAAACCATATCGCAAAATAGCTggttaatttttaataaatgatgtATTGCTTTAAAGACAAATCCGAGGGCATTCGGAGTTGTCAGGGCTTTGAACGGTATCACTATACAGTAGTTTCATTCTTCCAAGGTCCAGTCCGTATATTCCCTGTAGTGTCTGACACAAACAGACAATCTTCCTGCAAGCTACGGTTTCTGCCAATAGTTACTCGTCGGTTAATCGTAGCATGTTGTCGAGGCAAAGTATTTCTTGGAAAACTATTTGATTCCACTTCTGCACATTGTTTTTCCTTGTCCTTCTTTGGTATCTTCAACGTGTAGCTGGATGAATCTAGGTCTTGCGAATACAGTAAGTTGCAGGTATCCGGCATTTCAGAGCAGCTTGTGGTAGAAAAATGGTCTGCTGAACTATATGAGTGCCACTGGCAAGTATTTACCCTATGGGAAGGTAGAAGGAGGCTATGGCTGGAAGTGAGTAAGTCTTGTAGATTGTGGCAAGAGGTCTGGTGTAAACTATGACAGGAtgcctgctgctgctgatcTAAGTGAGGGCTGGGGCAGGAAATTTGCAGGTCTCGGCGCGGGCCGTTAGACACTGGTGAGCCTTCAAGGTAGTGTGAAGTGTCAGGGATTTCGAGTTGGGAGCAAATCGAACTCCCGTCCATACTGTTTGATGCCATATGAGAGCGGTAGTTGCGGAGACATGGGCGTGGGTGATTGAACGAGCGTGACTTGGTTCTGTCAATAAGGCAACTCTGTAGTGGCACAGAAGGACGAGGGAGCTCGTCAGATAGGGCCAGAGGACATGGTGAGGGCGCTGACTCACTAAAAGGGGAGACTAGAGTAGCTACAGAGGGGGTCATTGCCGACACACAGCAAGAACTGGTGTGACTTGGAGTGAGATTTTGGGAACACGATGCACTTTTATGGTACAAGCTTTGCGGTGAGAGCAATGGCTTTTTGCCAAAGCATAAGGAGTTGAGGTTGCACTGTGGTTGATTAAGCTCCTGCCTCTGGATTTGTCTGTTCCCATCTCCATCAGCAAGTTTGGATTTGGCTGGGCAACAAGCCCACCAACGGTGCCACACATCATCACGCTTGGCACAGTGCTGGATGAGAAGAAAAAGTCCAAGAGTGACACAGAACGCGCCGTATAGACAGCTGAATATCATATCCAGAAAACGTCCAAGAGAGACTGCCAATGCTCCCAATGCCCATGTCGACAGAAATAGAAACAGTGTGAAAACTGTGGTCCATAGCTGTGATTTGAATGAGTGCTCATTGAAAAGCTCCGATACACCAGTAATAAATGCTGCACAATCACCAGCTGATCCAGAAGCCCCCCCAATGCCAGGTTGACATTGGTTGTCTGTGGAAGATAACTGCTGCTGCTCCTCACTCAGAACTCGGAGCTCGTACTTCCTCTCAGGATGGCGTTTAAGCTGGATATAAGTGCACAAGAAGTACACAGACATGACTAAGACCAAAAGACTCACAGGGGCATAGAATCCTCCCAGGCTTGGTTCCCATGCCATCCAGCAACTGGAAAACACAGCCAGGTACAAAAATATTGAAGGCTTTTCATTGAATTAAGATACAACTCCTTTGAAATGAGTACTTACTACAATGCATCATCCCTGCTACCATAGTTTTCCATTCCAAAGGCTGCAGTAATTCCAACAATTATGAGAGGGATGCCATTGCTTACAAGATAGAATCTGGAGAGGAAGAAAAGGTAAACATGAGAAAACAAATAACCAAATTTTCTGCCCTTTTGTTTATGTATTCATGTTGTAAACTTGTGTCACGCTCTGATCCTTTAATAGAcctatttttttcacacttctGCATTTGTTGTGGATCGCGGATTTTGTATTGGGGCTAAAATCTGTGTTTGATCGATGCCGCAAACAAACGAGCCTTCACCGAAAACTTGGTCATCTAGTACATATTGGGATTATGACGCGtacatacactactcacaaaaagttaggaacaattggctttcaggtgaaatttcaaaatgggcctaaaatgcattcaaacctttacaggtgaacttaatgtgactTTCTCTAAGCTTTTGATTGCACATGTCTAATGTTAAATGTTTCTGTACTGTTTGCAtaagttgctgttctctaacgagG
This genomic interval carries:
- the adgra1a gene encoding adhesion G protein-coupled receptor A1 isoform X3, yielding MVGIMLQYASLSTMLWLTFTARNICNNVSKDPLKALGPNGPILAESKTTILRFYLVSNGIPLIIVGITAAFGMENYGSRDDALYCWMAWEPSLGGFYAPVSLLVLVMSVYFLCTYIQLKRHPERKYELRVLSEEQQQLSSTDNQCQPGIGGASGSAGDCAAFITGVSELFNEHSFKSQLWTTVFTLFLFLSTWALGALAVSLGRFLDMIFSCLYGAFCVTLGLFLLIQHCAKRDDVWHRWWACCPAKSKLADGDGNRQIQRQELNQPQCNLNSLCFGKKPLLSPQSLYHKSASCSQNLTPSHTSSCCVSAMTPSVATLVSPFSESAPSPCPLALSDELPRPSVPLQSCLIDRTKSRSFNHPRPCLRNYRSHMASNSMDGSSICSQLEIPDTSHYLEGSPVSNGPRRDLQISCPSPHLDQQQQASCHSLHQTSCHNLQDLLTSSHSLLLPSHRVNTCQWHSYSSADHFSTTSCSEMPDTCNLLYSQDLDSSSYTLKIPKKDKEKQCAEVESNSFPRNTLPRQHATINRRVTIGRNRSLQEDCLFVSDTTGNIRTGPWKNETTV
- the adgra1a gene encoding adhesion G protein-coupled receptor A1 isoform X2 codes for the protein MSSITGLTFGVFAGGINQINVPFLCQIVGIMLQYASLSTMLWLTFTARNICNNVSKDPLKALGPNGPILAESKTTILRFYLVSNGIPLIIVGITAAFGMENYGSRDDALYCWMAWEPSLGGFYAPVSLLVLVMSVYFLCTYIQLKRHPERKYELRVLSEEQQQLSSTDNQCQPGIGGASGSAGDCAAFITGVSELFNEHSFKSQLWTTVFTLFLFLSTWALGALAVSLGRFLDMIFSCLYGAFCVTLGLFLLIQHCAKRDDVWHRWWACCPAKSKLADGDGNRQIQRQELNQPQCNLNSLCFGKKPLLSPQSLYHKSASCSQNLTPSHTSSCCVSAMTPSVATLVSPFSESAPSPCPLALSDELPRPSVPLQSCLIDRTKSRSFNHPRPCLRNYRSHMASNSMDGSSICSQLEIPDTSHYLEGSPVSNGPRRDLQISCPSPHLDQQQQASCHSLHQTSCHNLQDLLTSSHSLLLPSHRVNTCQWHSYSSADHFSTTSCSEMPDTCNLLYSQDLDSSSYTLKIPKKDKEKQCAEVESNSFPRNTLPRQHATINRRVTIGRNRSLQEDCLFVSDTTGNIRTGPWKNETTV
- the adgra1a gene encoding adhesion G protein-coupled receptor A1 isoform X1; the encoded protein is MDLKRVLSFPPYPGDYLHPVVYACTAVMLLCLLVSIMTYVIHYSVIRISRNGWHTLLNFLFHTGLTFGVFAGGINQINVPFLCQIVGIMLQYASLSTMLWLTFTARNICNNVSKDPLKALGPNGPILAESKTTILRFYLVSNGIPLIIVGITAAFGMENYGSRDDALYCWMAWEPSLGGFYAPVSLLVLVMSVYFLCTYIQLKRHPERKYELRVLSEEQQQLSSTDNQCQPGIGGASGSAGDCAAFITGVSELFNEHSFKSQLWTTVFTLFLFLSTWALGALAVSLGRFLDMIFSCLYGAFCVTLGLFLLIQHCAKRDDVWHRWWACCPAKSKLADGDGNRQIQRQELNQPQCNLNSLCFGKKPLLSPQSLYHKSASCSQNLTPSHTSSCCVSAMTPSVATLVSPFSESAPSPCPLALSDELPRPSVPLQSCLIDRTKSRSFNHPRPCLRNYRSHMASNSMDGSSICSQLEIPDTSHYLEGSPVSNGPRRDLQISCPSPHLDQQQQASCHSLHQTSCHNLQDLLTSSHSLLLPSHRVNTCQWHSYSSADHFSTTSCSEMPDTCNLLYSQDLDSSSYTLKIPKKDKEKQCAEVESNSFPRNTLPRQHATINRRVTIGRNRSLQEDCLFVSDTTGNIRTGPWKNETTV
- the adgra1a gene encoding adhesion G protein-coupled receptor A1 isoform X4, with the translated sequence MLQYASLSTMLWLTFTARNICNNVSKDPLKALGPNGPILAESKTTILRFYLVSNGIPLIIVGITAAFGMENYGSRDDALYCWMAWEPSLGGFYAPVSLLVLVMSVYFLCTYIQLKRHPERKYELRVLSEEQQQLSSTDNQCQPGIGGASGSAGDCAAFITGVSELFNEHSFKSQLWTTVFTLFLFLSTWALGALAVSLGRFLDMIFSCLYGAFCVTLGLFLLIQHCAKRDDVWHRWWACCPAKSKLADGDGNRQIQRQELNQPQCNLNSLCFGKKPLLSPQSLYHKSASCSQNLTPSHTSSCCVSAMTPSVATLVSPFSESAPSPCPLALSDELPRPSVPLQSCLIDRTKSRSFNHPRPCLRNYRSHMASNSMDGSSICSQLEIPDTSHYLEGSPVSNGPRRDLQISCPSPHLDQQQQASCHSLHQTSCHNLQDLLTSSHSLLLPSHRVNTCQWHSYSSADHFSTTSCSEMPDTCNLLYSQDLDSSSYTLKIPKKDKEKQCAEVESNSFPRNTLPRQHATINRRVTIGRNRSLQEDCLFVSDTTGNIRTGPWKNETTV